A single Nostoc sp. PCC 7107 DNA region contains:
- a CDS encoding methylenetetrahydrofolate reductase — MYHTHSPTVSLFQKAAQAGEFLVTAEVAPPKGGNPAHTIEMAATLKGRVHAVNITDGSRAVLRMSSLVASAILLQNGIEPVCQMACRDRNRIALQADLMGAHALGIRNILALTGDPVKAGDHPDAKAVFDLEAVRLLQLIQKMNQGVDCNDKPLTDGATDLFVGAAVDPQCASWSGLQSRFERKIVAGAQFFQSQLITDFERLEKFMDKIASVHKKPILAGIFLLKSAKNAQFINRCVPGVNIPEHIIDRLAKAKDPLEEGVKIAAEQVQIAKQLCHGVHIMAVKREDLIPQILNLAGVKPVNLVVAK, encoded by the coding sequence ATGTATCACACCCATAGCCCTACTGTGAGTTTATTTCAGAAAGCTGCCCAAGCGGGTGAATTTCTAGTAACGGCTGAGGTAGCACCCCCAAAAGGGGGAAATCCGGCTCATACAATTGAAATGGCGGCGACTCTTAAGGGGAGAGTTCATGCTGTCAATATTACCGATGGTAGCCGTGCTGTGTTGCGGATGTCGTCGCTGGTGGCTTCAGCGATTTTATTACAAAACGGCATTGAGCCAGTTTGTCAGATGGCTTGCCGCGATCGCAACCGTATCGCCTTACAAGCCGACCTCATGGGCGCTCATGCTTTGGGTATTCGGAATATCTTAGCTTTAACAGGCGACCCAGTAAAAGCAGGCGATCATCCTGATGCTAAAGCCGTTTTTGATTTAGAAGCTGTAAGATTATTGCAACTAATTCAAAAAATGAATCAAGGTGTTGATTGCAACGATAAACCCTTGACCGATGGCGCAACAGATTTATTTGTCGGTGCAGCTGTAGACCCTCAATGTGCGAGTTGGTCAGGTTTGCAAAGTCGCTTTGAACGCAAAATTGTAGCCGGAGCGCAATTTTTTCAAAGTCAATTAATTACTGATTTTGAAAGGCTAGAAAAGTTCATGGACAAAATAGCATCAGTCCATAAAAAACCAATTCTTGCCGGAATTTTTCTGTTGAAATCAGCGAAAAATGCTCAATTTATTAATAGGTGTGTTCCAGGTGTAAATATACCTGAACATATTATTGATAGATTAGCCAAAGCCAAAGACCCACTAGAAGAAGGTGTCAAAATTGCCGCAGAACAAGTGCAAATAGCAAAGCAATTGTGTCATGGTGTCCATATTATGGCCGTCAAGCGGGAAGATTTGATTCCCCAGATTTTGAATTTGGCGGGAGTGAAGCCTGTTAATTTGGTTGTAGCGAAGTAG
- a CDS encoding DUF262 domain-containing protein — protein MVNLNNYNAELADEETLDEENNEEEQYEKNTFDYDPEKINIVTREPTIEQLLRRIDQEALDLAPDFQRQSNIWKDDVKSRLIESILIRIPLPAFYIDATNEDKWLVVDGLQRLSALKQFVSEKRLKLSGLEYLTNLKDKTYDELEPRYQRRILETQPTVYLIEKGTPIEVKYNIFKRINTGGVHLSNQEIRHALNPGQANKFLRKLAASDEFIQVMNLSESKKKRMDDREFITGFLAFRLTSYKDYQKDSRDAFLSKALSKVNNLSEAELNKIENSFKKAMIASFEIFGKNAFRKLSNKTTRKFPVNKSLFEAWSVNFSQLNNEEIKVLKERKQKMIDNFIFYVDNDKDFFSSISQADNKIEYRFSTIEKIIQEVLS, from the coding sequence GTGGTAAATTTGAATAATTACAATGCCGAATTAGCTGATGAAGAAACTTTAGATGAAGAAAATAATGAGGAAGAGCAATATGAAAAGAATACTTTTGATTACGATCCTGAAAAAATTAATATTGTGACTAGAGAACCAACAATTGAACAATTACTGAGACGAATCGATCAGGAAGCTCTGGATTTAGCACCTGATTTTCAGCGTCAGTCCAATATCTGGAAGGATGATGTTAAAAGCCGATTAATTGAATCTATCCTGATTCGCATTCCTCTACCAGCATTCTATATAGATGCAACTAATGAAGATAAATGGTTAGTTGTAGATGGATTACAACGCTTATCTGCTTTAAAGCAATTTGTTAGTGAGAAAAGGTTGAAGCTAAGTGGACTAGAATACCTAACAAATCTTAAAGATAAAACTTATGATGAATTGGAACCAAGATACCAACGACGTATCCTTGAAACTCAACCTACAGTTTATTTGATTGAAAAAGGTACTCCTATAGAAGTAAAATATAATATTTTTAAACGAATTAATACAGGAGGTGTACATCTTTCAAATCAAGAAATACGTCATGCTCTTAACCCTGGTCAAGCAAACAAGTTCTTACGTAAACTTGCCGCTTCTGACGAGTTCATACAAGTTATGAATCTTAGTGAATCCAAGAAAAAACGTATGGATGATCGAGAATTTATTACTGGTTTCTTGGCTTTTAGACTAACTTCTTACAAGGATTATCAAAAAGATTCTAGGGATGCTTTTTTAAGTAAGGCTTTATCTAAAGTAAATAATCTTTCGGAAGCGGAATTAAATAAAATTGAGAACAGTTTTAAAAAAGCGATGATAGCATCATTTGAAATTTTCGGTAAAAATGCTTTCCGAAAACTGTCTAATAAAACTACCAGAAAATTTCCAGTAAATAAATCTTTATTTGAAGCTTGGTCAGTAAATTTTAGTCAATTGAATAATGAAGAGATTAAAGTCTTGAAAGAACGTAAACAAAAAATGATTGATAATTTTATTTTTTACGTAGATAATGATAAAGATTTTTTTTCTTCTATTTCTCAAGCTGACAACAAGATAGAATATCGATTTAGTACTATAGAAAAAATAATTCAGGAAGTGCTTTCATGA
- a CDS encoding DUF3696 domain-containing protein, producing MIRSLRIINFKKFEDQLLEFRPLTLISGLNSTGKSTVLQSLALLRQSYQQDLLPKTGLALNGELASIGTAQDAFYEGAKDNHISFEIIWEKYEGIWDFNYNSDKKKEDFLNVISEPNESEIRKSYIFSKYFHYLQAERIGPRSFNEMSDYQVRRLRQIGTQGEYTAHFLYIYGDEPISISNLSYPQAKSMNLIDQVEAWMREVSPGIRIKIEANSAMGLVTIKYFYGDSNLYRATNVGFGITYTLSIIVAILSSPPGTLILVENPEAHLHPRGQAKMGELLALAASCDIQVVIETHSDHVLNGIRLAVHGGIIPPHYVQLHYFQQQEKQGQALTKVVSPRIDRNGRIDRWPDGFFDEWEKSLDVLLEPAGE from the coding sequence ATGATTCGCTCTCTTCGTATAATTAACTTCAAAAAATTTGAAGACCAGTTGCTTGAATTTAGACCTTTAACACTAATTTCTGGACTTAACAGCACTGGAAAATCCACTGTGCTTCAATCATTAGCACTACTACGCCAATCTTATCAACAGGATTTATTGCCAAAAACTGGCTTGGCACTAAATGGAGAATTAGCAAGTATTGGTACAGCACAAGATGCCTTTTATGAGGGTGCGAAGGATAACCATATAAGCTTTGAGATTATCTGGGAAAAGTATGAAGGTATATGGGATTTTAATTACAACTCAGATAAGAAAAAAGAAGATTTTTTAAATGTCATTTCAGAACCAAATGAATCTGAAATCCGTAAATCATATATTTTTAGCAAATATTTTCACTATCTTCAAGCAGAACGAATAGGCCCACGTTCATTTAATGAAATGTCTGATTATCAAGTCAGAAGACTTAGACAAATTGGTACTCAAGGAGAATATACAGCCCATTTCCTTTACATTTATGGAGATGAACCAATTTCCATCTCTAATCTCAGCTATCCACAAGCAAAATCAATGAATCTAATAGATCAAGTGGAAGCATGGATGAGAGAGGTAAGTCCTGGTATACGTATCAAAATAGAAGCTAACTCAGCGATGGGTTTAGTGACTATCAAATATTTTTATGGAGATAGTAATCTTTATCGTGCAACCAACGTTGGTTTTGGAATTACCTACACTTTATCAATTATTGTAGCTATACTTTCATCTCCTCCTGGTACACTAATCCTAGTTGAAAACCCAGAGGCTCATCTTCATCCTAGAGGACAAGCCAAAATGGGAGAATTATTAGCACTAGCAGCTAGTTGTGATATTCAGGTAGTGATAGAAACTCATAGCGATCATGTTTTAAACGGGATTCGTCTTGCGGTTCATGGTGGCATCATTCCGCCGCATTATGTCCAGTTGCATTACTTTCAGCAACAAGAAAAACAAGGACAAGCTTTGACAAAAGTAGTTTCACCACGCATTGATCGGAATGGCAGAATTGATCGATGGCCTGATGGATTCTTTGATGAGTGGGAAAAAAGTTTGGATGTTTTGTTAGAACCTGCGGGAGAGTAG
- a CDS encoding Uma2 family endonuclease — MSVAQDLETPEDVIFPPGDLYSDEPPLESDLHRLQMTLLIQCLELWWSNRNDFYVSGNITIYYSPRQRKSEYFRGHDFFVVLETERQPRKSWVVWQEDGKYPNVIIELLSDSTAATDRGLKKEIYQNTFRTPEYFWFDPNNLEFAGFVLVAGKYQPLEPNAQGWLWSQQLELYLGIYQNKLRFFTAEGELAPTPEEVAYQQKQRAEQEKQRGDRLAAKLQELGIDPDSI, encoded by the coding sequence ATGTCTGTTGCCCAAGATTTAGAAACCCCAGAAGATGTTATATTTCCCCCAGGGGATTTATATAGTGACGAACCGCCTTTGGAAAGTGACTTACATCGGCTACAAATGACGCTGTTGATTCAGTGTCTAGAATTGTGGTGGAGCAACCGCAATGATTTTTATGTTTCTGGAAATATCACCATTTACTACAGTCCGCGCCAACGCAAGTCAGAATATTTTCGCGGCCATGATTTTTTTGTAGTATTGGAGACAGAACGCCAACCTCGTAAAAGCTGGGTTGTTTGGCAAGAAGACGGTAAATATCCCAACGTGATTATTGAACTGCTCTCAGATTCTACCGCAGCAACAGATAGAGGTTTAAAAAAAGAAATTTATCAAAACACCTTTCGCACGCCGGAATACTTTTGGTTTGATCCCAATAATTTAGAATTTGCTGGGTTTGTTTTGGTAGCTGGTAAGTATCAACCATTAGAACCAAACGCTCAAGGTTGGTTATGGAGTCAGCAACTAGAGTTGTATCTAGGAATTTATCAAAATAAATTACGCTTTTTTACGGCTGAAGGTGAATTAGCCCCTACACCAGAAGAAGTCGCATATCAACAAAAACAACGGGCGGAACAAGAAAAACAACGTGGCGATCGCTTGGCGGCAAAACTGCAAGAATTAGGTATTGACCCAGATTCTATTTAG